AGTAAAGCAGACGGCGCTTGATGTGTTCGGCCAATGCTTCACTGAGGGGCATCCGCTGTTCGCGGGGCAAATCTTCCTGAGAACGACCATGCAGATACTCAATCAATTCCAAGAACTGGAATGAGTTAATCAACTGGGCATCCGGTAAAGTCTTAGGCAACTTATCTTCAATCTGGCGCTTCTCTTCGGAAGTCAGGCTAGTTGAAGAAATGCGTGAACGTCCAGGCTGCCAAGGATATTGCTCAAGCCAAACATAAGGCAACTGAATCAAATAGCGCGGCTCCTGGGAACCGAGCATCTTCAGCAACTTGCCTTCTGTCAGCGCTTGGCCAACTTCTTCGACGATCGCCTTAACGCGTTTTGGCTCGATGTGATGCAAATGACCAGTCATGCGCAGGTTTCCGTCCTGCTCCATATAAGTCATATAAATTGCACATTTGGCTGCCGTAGCAGCTGCATCGAGAAAAGCCCCATGTCGATGTCCACCAGTTCGCATTGCACTGAACGCGAGGTAGAGCATAATCTGATCCATAGCGCTGGGGCTAAGCAGCTTAATCAGATCGAGGTCCTTAGTCATATTAAAAACAATGCACGCAGCAGAATTGGCTCAGCATACTGAGTATGGCATTTTGACCGAATAGTAGTGATGGCAGACCTTACAAATGCAAGGTGGTGCAACCCCCTATGGGCCAAATTGCAGTCCCAGCTTATACCAGTTCCCAATGATCGGCAAACCTAATTTTCCATAAAGAAAACCATAGGTATTTCCCTTGATTGGAGAACTACCCTAGTATGCCCAATAATCTGCCTTGGTATCGATCTAAAACCTAATCTTCTCGATAAAAAATAGGAATTGGCAACATTCCCCAAAAAGTATCCGTAGAACTAACTAAGTTTGTTGGAGAAGTTGCCAATTTGGATCAGTCGATTGACGAGTTTCACGGTTCGTTTGAAGTCTATCTACAGTAATCAGAATTTTTCTTTGGATCCGCTGCAAAATCTAGGCTAAGACCAGACCAGCGCAGCTTGACATCGCAATTAAAAATATGGAGTTAAAAGCATGATCGACTTAACGATTGCCGACCAATGTCGTCTTGACTCGCTTTCAGATGTCAGTGCGTGCGATAGAACGCAACTTGGGATAAACGACGCAACTCAGCCGCCGAAGGGATGATTTTGCCCTGAGGGTAAATCTATCTAATGGCTGAGGCGAAATCCGATTCTGCGGCCTACCACTCGAATCGGCCACTGCCACGGTAGGCGACGATCGTTGCTGCAGAATTTTCGGTTTTTGCTTCCGTCGTCGAGCTCTGGATTAACGCTGCAGTGCCCAATACGGTCGACAGAACCAGGCCGAATGCGGCCAAAGAGATTTGATAGCGCATAGTAGTCATGAAAAAGTCTGTGTTGGTGTGTAACTAACTACTCATACGAGGTCTACGTAGACTGTCAGGACAATCAACTCAAAAATCTCTTGCTTTATTTGGCCGCGGCAGAATGAAACTCGCTATACAGGCTGATTCAAAAGCTCAAAAGCGATCTTAGGGGCTATGGAAATCATGAATTTGCGTCACCAGGATCCATTTTCCTGCGAAATTTTGCTGACCAGACAGGGTGATTTTTTGTTCGTTTAGACACATAGAAAGCTGATCTTGGACGGTGCTACTGAGGCTAATAAGCTGCCATTCCGCACCATTGAGTTCGAAGCTATATTTTTGCGCGGCTAAACGTCGGAATATGCCTTGGAGATGCAGCGTATCCTCCCTTGGGTGGATTGTGTCAGATACTGTTTCCGAATGAATTGTCGGGGCATTGCCATCATTGGGATAGCTTTCTGGATGATCCAGGTAATAATTTTGCCAATGTGCCCATTGATGATCGCGAATTCTCTGGTTCAGCAGTGGAATAACGCCTGCTGGCGCCTGTTTATCTTGCAATAAAGCCGTTTGAACGTCGCGGGGTGCAAGTTGACGTGGCTGGCACTGCTGTTCCACGCAGAGTGCCGCGGCCATGCCAGCGGCTTGACCGATACCTAAGACCAACGGTTGTAAGCGGGTTGCACCGTTCGCAAGATGGGTAACCGCAATATTTTTTTCGCAAGCCAGGAATCCATCGATCGACTGGGGCACAAGACTGCGGTAGGGAATCGTAAAGGGTGTCCCCGTCCAACGCCCGCCCCATTGCATCGATTTTTTCGACAGTGCAATATCGCCACTGGGGTAGTGATGATCCAGCACGTAGTTCCCCATGGCGATCGCATCGCAGTCAGCCTCGACATTTTCACAGCCAGAAGCACTGGTCGCAATCGGTAGCGCCGCCACCTTCTGAGCCTTGCCAACGGGGAGTAAATCCTGTTCGCGTACCGTCTTCAGACCGACGATCCGACGGCTCTCACGATGATACGGATGCAGCGCAAAGGCTGAGAGTAATTCTGCGGGGAGATCGTATTGCTGTTGCTGCTGAACGCTCCAAGGAAAACTCCCCAGTGCCAGACCATAGCGTTGATCGATCGTGGTTTGAATGAGGTGCGCAAAGCCCAAGCTATGCCAAAGAGCTTCTTGATGAAATGCTTGGCGATCGGTCGGATTGCCCAACAAACGATCGACCCCTTCGCCATAGTCATTGCCATGAATTGGCCAATTGATCATGAACCGATCTCCCGGCAGCCGACCGTAGTTCAGAAATGTCTCACCGCCATAGCAGGACCAGGCATCATGGAACCGCGCCGGATTATAGTTCAGGGGAGCGGGAATCGGTGGCGCTTGATTCCCTTCACCAAAGTCCTGCATCACCACGACCCAAGTCGGTACTTGAATCGGATAGGTCGCGGTTAATTGATTCCAAGTATCTGGTGCACTGGGTTCATTAAATTCGGATTTGAGTTCCCAGCCCCAGCGATGGGGAATATCACCGAGGGCTAAAAGTTCACCGAGTTCCGTGCCGTCGATCGTCACATCCGCTTGGATCGCATAATCCGGAAAGGTCACCCCTGTAATGCGTTGTTCAACGCTGGATACGGCTTGGGGGCGCTGACCTGTAATCCACCGCAGATTGGGGAGAGCGGCCACCCATTCCGCAAAGATTGCGGCACCAACTTTGGCATCATAGGTGAAGCAGCTGACCCAGGCATTGTCGAGGCCACCGGGTTGTCGATCGCGTAAGGCTCCAAGAAAGGCACCCCAAATCCCAGTTTGCAGGGCTTCTAGCTCATTGCCATCGGGCGCCGTTACCCCCGCACTGGTCAACATTCCCCCTAACCAATCAAACTCACTGACCAAAACAGTCTGGGCACCGCGCCGCGCCGCTTGAATCGCCGCGGCTGTCCCACCCGTTCCACCACCAACGACCAGGACTTCGGTTTTGATCGGTTCTACCATGAGGCCAATTGCTATCCGTTAAAAACTTCTAGCAGCTTACGGCAGAAGCGTTTGAGTTGAAATTGAATCTCTTCGCTGGGGATTTTTTCACCTTCGAAGTCCCACGCCTGAATGGTTGAGAGTTGCCACTGTTTGCCCGCATGGGTAAATCCGACGACTTCTGCCCCGATCGACTTGGGCACTGGTGCGGCCACATCCATACTTTCCGGATCTTGGAACAAGCGAATCTGCACCAGAATACTTCGACTCTGGAACCGGGGACTCCAGCCCGGAAAGTGAAACCCAATATCGATTGAATCCGGATCCACGAGTTCCCGTGTGTCTGGATCATTCACCCAAGGTTTGAGGTCAGCTTTAGCATCGGGAAATTCTTGTTTGAACAGATTAACGATTGCAGCTATCTTGCTCGTGGTTTCCAAAGATGTGGCTCGCTCCGCTGCATTCATTGCTAAAAACATTCCTCCAACGCTTTAGTTTTAAGATTACACGTTTCCCTAGTTTCGAGGGTAGCTTCAGCCTAAGCAATATTAAGGATGCAAGTTGTATTTCGCGAGACGGTTCAACCAGTTCAATTTGGTGCGTAGAAAGCGTTATTCGCACCATTGCGAAAAAACTCAAATTTGTTTGACACATTTCGAGGAAATGCTGGTAACATTAGTTTTGTCGGAAAGAGATGGGACGTCGCCAAGTGGTAAGGCAGCGGGTTTTGGTCTCGCCATTCCTAGGTTCGAATCCTAGCGTCCCAGTTTAAATATTCCAAAGGTGTCTGTTTCCTTTGCAGTGTGGGAAGAGTTGAACTATCTCTTCCCATTCTTGTATCTGGGTCATGACAATTTAGGTTCGCCGTTACATCGAGTTTTATTGCTTCAGCAGCAGGTGTCTCAAGTGTCCAGTCAGCCAGAACTATTAGCCTTAGATTTTGATGGCGTCTTGTGCGATGGTCTGCGGGAGTATTTCCAAACAGCTTGGCAGGCTCACTGCGAATTATGGATTGCGTCGAGCTGTCCTACACCACCGGATGGTATTACGGAGGCGTTCTACCGCTTACGCCCGATCGTTGAAACGGGCTGGGAAATGCCGGTGATTATTCATGCACTACGATCGGGCTTTTCGGAAGCAGAAATCCTCCAAGATTGGGCGAATATCTCGATCGAACTTTTACAGCAGCAGCAACTTTCACCACAGACCGTCGGTGCTGTGGTTGATCAAGTCCGCGATCAAGCGATTCAGCATCGGCTCAGCAATTGGTTAGGCCAGCACCGGTTTTATCCCGGCGTGATCGATCGACTGCAGCAGGTTGAGAATTTCGTCATTATCAGCACGAAGGAAGGCCGATTTATTCAGCAACTCCTGGCGGATGCGGGAATTGCGATCCAACCCAAGCAGTTGTTTGGGAAAGAACAAAAGCGCCCCAAATATGAGATTCTCCGGGAACTAAAGCACCAGTACCAATCAATTTGGTTCATTGAAGATCGTTGCAAAACCCTGCATAAAGTGATGCAGCAGGATGACTTAAATGATGTGGTGCTATTCCTCGCGGATTGGGGCTATAACCTTGCCGAGGAGCGCGATCAGGCAAATACATCCGATCGCTTACATTTGATTGGTCTAGAGCAATTTGCAGCGCCGTTTGAGCATTGGCTGTAGTGGAAATATTGGCTGTAGAGAGATATTAGCTACACGATGGTGTTGCTGATTTAGCGCAGTCTCAATCTGACAGTAACCCTAGGCGAGGGATCGGTCACTTAATGGTTGAAATCATCACTGGTCACGCCCTCTAACCGCGAAGCGACAGCCGTCAGGCAATAATAACAGCCAGTAAAAAGGGGTAACTTTTGAAAAGTTACCCCAATAAGCCTATGAGTTAGTTGGTATGCACCCAAGCTTTAGATACGCTGAAGCTGCTCCTTTTCAGGAACATCGGCATATTCTGAAACGATCTGCCGTAGCTCATCGCCATCAATTGTTTCACGTTCGACGAGCAAATCAACCAGGCGGTCAATTACTTCACGATGGTCACGCATAATCTGACGTGCGTCATCATAGCAATGTTCCACAATCTGACGGACCTGAGCATCAATGCGAGCTGCAATCTCTTCGGAATATTCCGAACGAGTTGTCCAATCACGACCGAGGAAAACTTCGCCTTGCTGACTTTCAAGGGACAACGGACCAAGATCCGACATACCGTAGCGAGTCACCATCTGACGGGCCATGCCAGCAACTTGCTGCAAGTCACCACCGGCGCCAGTTGTCACTTCTGCATCACCGAAGACCGCTTCTTCCGCCGCACGGCCACCCAAAGCACCAGTAATCCGGGCTTTGATTTGGGCACGAGAAATCAAACCTTGATCTTCTGAAGGTACAAACCATGTCAAGCCTTGAGCCTGACCACGGGGCACTAGAGTGACTTTCTGAACTGGATCATGATCCTTGATCAGGGTTCCAACGATCGCGTGACCAATCTCATGATAAGCAATCAAGCGCTTGCTCTTGCTATCAACCAATGGGGTACCTTCCATACCCGCAACAACGCGGTCAACCGCATCATCAATTTCCGCAATCGTCACCGCTTCTTTGCGACGACGGGCAGTGAGGATAGCGGCCTCATTCAACAAGTTCGCCAAATCTGCACCAGAGAAACCGGGTGTCCGACGGGCGATCGCATCAAGGGAAATCTCATCCGCCAGCTTCTTATCGCGAGCATGGACTTGTAGAACTTCCAGACGACCCTTGATATCCGGCACATCAACCATCACCTGACGGTCAAAGCGGCCCGGACGTAGCAAGGCTTGATCCAGCACATCGACGCGGTTTGTCGCAGCGATGATAATAATCCCACTATTGCCTTCAAACCCGTCCATCTCCGTCAAGAGCTGGTTGAGTGTCTGCTCACGCTCATCATTACCACCACCGATACCAGCACCACGCTGACGACCGACGGCGTCAATCTCATCAATAAAGATGATGCAAGGCGAATTCTCTTTGGCCTTCTTGAACAAGTCACGGACACGGGAAGCACCCACACCCACGAACATTTCGACGAACTCCGAACCAGAGATGCTGAAGAACGGTACGCCAGCTTCACCCGCAATTGCCTTAGCAAGCAGCGTTTTACCGGTTCCCGGAGGACCAACTAGCATTGCGCCTTTTGGAATGCGGGCGCCAACAGCAGTGAATTTCTCCGGCTGCTTCAAGAAAGTAACAACCTCTTGTAGCTCTTCCTTCGCTTCTTCAATCCCTGCAACATCGTCAAACATGACGCCTGTCTTAGCTTCCATTTGGAAGCGCGCCTTGGATTTACCAAAGTTCATGGCCTGCCCAGGCCCACCAGGCATATTGTTCGAGCGACGGAATAAAAGGAATAGACCGGCGAGCAACAAGACCGGGAAGAGTAAGTTACCCAACAGGCCCCAAACAGCGCCATTGTTTTGCGCGGGATGCACGTCAAGTGCAATGTTTGGCTTATTCAAGCGCGTCATCAATTCCGGCGCAACGCCTGGCAAATCAACGCGTAAACGCTGAACACGGCTTTCTAGCTCGGGATCAGTCGCTTCGACCACAGCCGTCCGGCCATTATCGTAAATATCAACGCTCTTAACGCGACCGTTGTCCAAATACTCCAGGAAGCGACCGTAGGTCATACGGGTGCTCGCGGCATTACGAGCGGCGGCGCCGCCATTACTATTCGCCATTGGCGTCATTGTGCTCTGCCAGATGAAAATACCTACAACGATGGCAGGTAAGGCCCACAATAAAGCATTTCTCCAGGTCGGTTTCATAAAGCTGGCAACCTCGCCACTAAGGAAAACAGGACAACTTACTCAAGGCTTATCAAGATTAGCTTTCACTAATTCTGAGGAAACATCTGCCGCTGATCGTCACATATAAGTGCGAAATTCGGGTGATGCAACTTCAATGAGAAGATTTGTTAACTTATCTTAACGTAAATATTAACGTAGCGGTTCAAGATTGATCAAGATGGGTCAGATTTTTGTTCTGTGATCCAGGCGGGGCCTGGCACAAAAAATCCAGGAACCTGATGATCCCTGGAACATAATTAAAACCGCAAATTGTGAAATCTAGCGGGTTTCCGAAATTTTGAGGACGTAAGGAACCGCTTTTGTTTTGCTGTAACTCCCAACCCAAACGTCATAACCGCCGGGTAACCATTCACCGGAAATCCCTGCATTTTTCTCATCATAATCATCGTTACACCAGACACCGCCCGGTCCTTTGATAATCATTGTGGTGTCGGTGGAACTGGTTGCCATAATGCTGAGATAGCGAAAGCGCTGTTTCAGCTCTAGCCGGTGATAGGGCTGTTTATCCATAAATCCGAGGCAGGCACCGGTCTCAGTTTCAGCAGTGCCTGCAACCGCTTTCGCAGTTGACTTACCGCCGGTCACCCCTTTCAACTGCATTGGGTCAGGGGCGAATTTCGGACGAATAACAGCACTTTCAAAGGTACTTGAGTTCTGCGCCTGGGCCGCAGGACTCAAAGCCATAATGCCGATCGCCGATAATGCACCGATCGTCACAAAGGGAAAAATTCGTTTCAGCATAACGGCAAATACTCGCATTCAACTGGTCAAATTCAACATCTGGTCATCAGAGAACAAGCACTGACTGACCGGTAATCAGGTGCTCCCCTAGACATTATGCTCTGTCTAAAGGTTCCCAGTTCAATTTGAGAATTGCGATTCGGGCCGCAATCACCCCTGCGCGATCGCCTTAGTCAACCGTTGCTTGGCCCAGCCTTTCTGGGTCAGCAGCAGAATTGACTGCATCAGATCGGGGCCTTTGAGCGAGTGCGTTAGTCCAGCCCGCAGTGATTTCATCACTAAGCCCTTCTTCACACCTTGGGCTTTAACAACATCACTAATAATTGCTTTGGCTCCATCTTCATCAACGGCACCGTCGGGTAATCTTTCCAGCACAGCCTGCAAAGCCGGGATAACGCCATCTTTTTTCAGGTGGCTGAGAGCCTCTTCGGTAAACTCAATTTCCGGCACAAAGAGATAGCGGGTCATTTCAACGCATTCTGGCAAAGTTGCGAGGCTTGGTCCAATCACCGTCGTGATTTGCTCCAGCCAAGGGCGATCAGCCAACGCATCAAAGGTATAACCCGCAGCTTGCCAGTAAGGCACTAATTTATCAGTCAACTCACCGACGGGCATGGCATGCAGATACTGGCTATTAATCCAGTTGAGTTTATCCCAGTCAAATTTGGCGCCCGCTTTGTTAACTCGATCGAAGCTAAATACCTTCCCTGCTTCTTCAAGGCTAAAAATTTCTTCCATGCCTTCGACGGGAGACCATCCCAGCAATGTCATATAGTTACTGATCCCTTCAGCGGTATAACCCTTTTCCTGAAAGTCAGAAATTGAAGTAACACCATCACGTTTAGAGAGCTTGGCCCCGCGTTCATTCAAAATCAGCGGTGTATGCCCAAATTCTGGGACAGTTTCGCCAAGGGCTTCGTAGAGCAGGATTTGCTTTGGTGTATTACCAATATGGTCTTCACCCCGAATCACATGGCTAATTTTCATATCCGCGTCATCGACCACAACCACAAAGTTATAGAGCGGTGCGCCGATTTCTTGTGGGTCAGTGGCGCGGGCGATAACCATATCACCGCCCAGGTCACTGCCTTTCCAGGTAACTTTGCCACGCACCATATCAGTCCAAGAAATCACCCGATCGTCATCAATCTTGAACCGGATCACTGCTTGGCGACCTTCGGCTTCAAAGGCGGCAATTTGCTCCGGGGTGAGATTGCGGTGGCGGTTATCGTAACGCGGGGCTTGCTTCCGAGCTTGCTGCTGTTCACGCATTACCGTCAATTCTTCCGGCGTATCATAGGCCCGATAAGCTAAGCCTTGATCTAATAGTTGCTGAATTTTTGGGCGATATAGGCCAGTCCGTTGGGTTTGATAAACCGGCTCCTCGTCCCAATCAAGACCGAGCCACTTGAGGCCGGACATGATGTTTTCCGTATGTTCCGGCTTGGAACGTTCGAGGTCAGTATCTTCAATGCGCAGAATAAATTGACCGCCTTGGGCGCGGGCAAATAGCCAATTAAACACCGCCGTACGAGCGGTACCAATGTGGAGACTACCAGTGGGGCTAGGCGCGATGCGAACTCGAACGGACATAGATTAAAGCCAGTATTGGAAAAATTGTGCAGAGTCCATTCTAACGGTTGAGTTGTCGGGATTGATGTTGTCTGCCTGAATATCGATCAGCCGACTTTTCCATTCAAGCGCGATTACAGCACCACTGCTTGAAATTGCTCGAACGAGATGGCGGCATAGGCTGACTCAAGCGATCGTTGGTTCATATACCCAAATCGAATTACGGCAATCTCTACAGCCTTAGGAGAGGCTTTCGGCTAGGCCAGATCAAGATTGGCGATTATCGTGCTTAGTAGCGTATCGACAGCAATGCTGACTGCCGCAATGTAATTTCCCTGTGAGTCACGTGACCATGCATCAACCGATCGAACTTCTCAAACAAATCCGCTGGCGCAAGTTTGCCTGCAAAGCGGCCACCGTTGTGGCGACTGAAGTCCTCCTCAATAGCGCTGGTTTGGATACGATCGGCAACTACGCAGAATTTCTGATGGAACATCGCAGCACGGTCATGGAAGTTGTTGCAACTGTGATTACGACCTGTGGCTAACGTTGAAGCATCGCTACTTCGATAATCTATAACTAGAAAAGTCGATCGAGGCCCATCGTTCATGCACAATCAGCCTTATTTTTCGGGATTTGCGCCATTGCCGACGGGGAGCGATCGCTGGTTGATGTCCGATGCACAACCGCATTACCTGAATCCAGACGCGGATACGCTCGTCATTTGCATTCATGGGTTTACCGGTACGACCTATGAGGTTTATCCCGCCGCGCAGGCGATCGCGCAGCAAGGATATGCCGCTGTTAGTCCCCTCTTGCCCGGTCATGGTTACAAAGATCTCGCTGAACAAAAACAGCAGTTTGCCAGGATTACGAAGGACGGCATGCTGATGGCTATGCGATCGGAAATTCGCCAGGCGCGGCAAAAACACCAGCGTGTGGGACTTTTTGGGTTTTCGATGGGTGGGGCAATCGCCCTCACAATGGCCGCTGAGGGCTTAGTCGATGCAGTCGCAGTCGCGGCCCCCGCACTGCAACTGCCAACGCGCGCCGAAGTCTTAATTCCACTCTTAAGTGGCGCGAAGTTTTTCCTTGATGCCCCAACCCAAGTTGATTTTCCGACTTCGAATTATAAATTTCATCACTCCCGCGCCCTAAGAACGCTCTGGCAACTGGCGCGACACGGACGAAAACAGCTGCCGAAGATTCAATGTCCCGTTTTTGCGGTGCATTCAGAAAATGACCCCACTATTCCGGCAACGGTCCTCCCACTGATGCAGCAAAAGATTCCGACTAAAATTCAAACGGCTTGGTTCAATGACTCCGGCCACATTATGTTGCGGGATGTGAGTGGGGCGGAAGTTGCGGCGGCGATCGCGGCTT
Above is a window of Romeriopsis navalis LEGE 11480 DNA encoding:
- a CDS encoding FAD-dependent oxidoreductase translates to MVEPIKTEVLVVGGGTGGTAAAIQAARRGAQTVLVSEFDWLGGMLTSAGVTAPDGNELEALQTGIWGAFLGALRDRQPGGLDNAWVSCFTYDAKVGAAIFAEWVAALPNLRWITGQRPQAVSSVEQRITGVTFPDYAIQADVTIDGTELGELLALGDIPHRWGWELKSEFNEPSAPDTWNQLTATYPIQVPTWVVVMQDFGEGNQAPPIPAPLNYNPARFHDAWSCYGGETFLNYGRLPGDRFMINWPIHGNDYGEGVDRLLGNPTDRQAFHQEALWHSLGFAHLIQTTIDQRYGLALGSFPWSVQQQQQYDLPAELLSAFALHPYHRESRRIVGLKTVREQDLLPVGKAQKVAALPIATSASGCENVEADCDAIAMGNYVLDHHYPSGDIALSKKSMQWGGRWTGTPFTIPYRSLVPQSIDGFLACEKNIAVTHLANGATRLQPLVLGIGQAAGMAAALCVEQQCQPRQLAPRDVQTALLQDKQAPAGVIPLLNQRIRDHQWAHWQNYYLDHPESYPNDGNAPTIHSETVSDTIHPREDTLHLQGIFRRLAAQKYSFELNGAEWQLISLSSTVQDQLSMCLNEQKITLSGQQNFAGKWILVTQIHDFHSP
- the ftsH2 gene encoding ATP-dependent zinc metalloprotease FtsH2; translation: MKPTWRNALLWALPAIVVGIFIWQSTMTPMANSNGGAAARNAASTRMTYGRFLEYLDNGRVKSVDIYDNGRTAVVEATDPELESRVQRLRVDLPGVAPELMTRLNKPNIALDVHPAQNNGAVWGLLGNLLFPVLLLAGLFLLFRRSNNMPGGPGQAMNFGKSKARFQMEAKTGVMFDDVAGIEEAKEELQEVVTFLKQPEKFTAVGARIPKGAMLVGPPGTGKTLLAKAIAGEAGVPFFSISGSEFVEMFVGVGASRVRDLFKKAKENSPCIIFIDEIDAVGRQRGAGIGGGNDEREQTLNQLLTEMDGFEGNSGIIIIAATNRVDVLDQALLRPGRFDRQVMVDVPDIKGRLEVLQVHARDKKLADEISLDAIARRTPGFSGADLANLLNEAAILTARRRKEAVTIAEIDDAVDRVVAGMEGTPLVDSKSKRLIAYHEIGHAIVGTLIKDHDPVQKVTLVPRGQAQGLTWFVPSEDQGLISRAQIKARITGALGGRAAEEAVFGDAEVTTGAGGDLQQVAGMARQMVTRYGMSDLGPLSLESQQGEVFLGRDWTTRSEYSEEIAARIDAQVRQIVEHCYDDARQIMRDHREVIDRLVDLLVERETIDGDELRQIVSEYADVPEKEQLQRI
- the gltX gene encoding glutamate--tRNA ligase; translation: MSVRVRIAPSPTGSLHIGTARTAVFNWLFARAQGGQFILRIEDTDLERSKPEHTENIMSGLKWLGLDWDEEPVYQTQRTGLYRPKIQQLLDQGLAYRAYDTPEELTVMREQQQARKQAPRYDNRHRNLTPEQIAAFEAEGRQAVIRFKIDDDRVISWTDMVRGKVTWKGSDLGGDMVIARATDPQEIGAPLYNFVVVVDDADMKISHVIRGEDHIGNTPKQILLYEALGETVPEFGHTPLILNERGAKLSKRDGVTSISDFQEKGYTAEGISNYMTLLGWSPVEGMEEIFSLEEAGKVFSFDRVNKAGAKFDWDKLNWINSQYLHAMPVGELTDKLVPYWQAAGYTFDALADRPWLEQITTVIGPSLATLPECVEMTRYLFVPEIEFTEEALSHLKKDGVIPALQAVLERLPDGAVDEDGAKAIISDVVKAQGVKKGLVMKSLRAGLTHSLKGPDLMQSILLLTQKGWAKQRLTKAIAQG
- a CDS encoding HAD family hydrolase, which produces MSVSFAVWEELNYLFPFLYLGHDNLGSPLHRVLLLQQQVSQVSSQPELLALDFDGVLCDGLREYFQTAWQAHCELWIASSCPTPPDGITEAFYRLRPIVETGWEMPVIIHALRSGFSEAEILQDWANISIELLQQQQLSPQTVGAVVDQVRDQAIQHRLSNWLGQHRFYPGVIDRLQQVENFVIISTKEGRFIQQLLADAGIAIQPKQLFGKEQKRPKYEILRELKHQYQSIWFIEDRCKTLHKVMQQDDLNDVVLFLADWGYNLAEERDQANTSDRLHLIGLEQFAAPFEHWL
- a CDS encoding alpha/beta hydrolase yields the protein MHNQPYFSGFAPLPTGSDRWLMSDAQPHYLNPDADTLVICIHGFTGTTYEVYPAAQAIAQQGYAAVSPLLPGHGYKDLAEQKQQFARITKDGMLMAMRSEIRQARQKHQRVGLFGFSMGGAIALTMAAEGLVDAVAVAAPALQLPTRAEVLIPLLSGAKFFLDAPTQVDFPTSNYKFHHSRALRTLWQLARHGRKQLPKIQCPVFAVHSENDPTIPATVLPLMQQKIPTKIQTAWFNDSGHIMLRDVSGAEVAAAIAAFFTMEFGNTTAILN
- the hetR gene encoding heterocyst differentiation master regulator HetR, with the protein product MTKDLDLIKLLSPSAMDQIMLYLAFSAMRTGGHRHGAFLDAAATAAKCAIYMTYMEQDGNLRMTGHLHHIEPKRVKAIVEEVGQALTEGKLLKMLGSQEPRYLIQLPYVWLEQYPWQPGRSRISSTSLTSEEKRQIEDKLPKTLPDAQLINSFQFLELIEYLHGRSQEDLPREQRMPLSEALAEHIKRRLLYSGTVTRIDSPWGMPFYALTRASYSPEDQEERAYVMVEDTARFFRLMQGWADRQQRYMRVLEALDIPAEKVDVALEELDEIIRQWADRYHQDGGSPMIVQMAIGARED